Genomic DNA from Chitinivibrionia bacterium:
AAAACCCTATCTACCGAAAACCACGAGAAAAGAGTGTGCCAACAAAGACACGCTCTCTCTCATTTTCTCGTAGATTGAATATTGGCTATATTCGAGGTTGAGAAAATGAAAAATTCATTTTTTTGTATCAAAGAACAGAGAGAAAAATACTATTTGGGTGGCGACGAGGTGGGGGCTTTTGTGTGGTTTTGGTGGAAATATGTAGAAAATTTACTCTTTCTCGATAAACATTGAAATAATATCAATAGATTTATTTATAATATCTTTGGGTGATTTTTCCACAAACTTGGGATTTCGCGAAAACACATCAAGAATTCGCGCTTGGTCGCATTGAATAAAACCTTTTGTTTTTGTTCGCCAATCCAACGGAATACGAAAAGGCGAAATTCTATCCGTATTTGTTATCGGACAAACCATCGCCATACCGTTTGATTTACTTAATATTTTATTGCTTACAACAAGCGCAGGACGAACGCCGCTCTGCTCGTGCCCGCTTTGCGGGTCAAAATTCAATATGATGATATCGCCCTGATTTATTACCATACTTCGTTTCCGACGGGTTTTCCCCAATCGACTTCTTCCGAGTTCAATCTTATCTTGCCGTTTTCAAAATCGTTCCATATTTCGGATATGTTTTTTTTGTAAAAATCTTCAAGGTATTTTTCACCTTTGAGTTTTTTCTTTCTTTCCAACGGATTAACGTTTACTTCTCTTTTTATGGATATAAAAACATTGTCGGCGAATATCTCCACGGATTTGCCGTTATTTTTGATTATGCTTGTCCAAATGTTTTTCGGAATAAGTAAATTACCGAATTCGTCTGACCGCAAAGACGCTTTCAAACGTTTTTCGTTTGTGGTTTTCGGTACCATTCCAATAAGCGTATTGGATAAATACGGTTTGTTTTGCAAGTTTTTTCGCTCCCGAACAATGTTTTTTTCCATAATTCGCTCCTTTTTTACGATAAAATACTATTTGTTTTGAAGCACTGTGGTGGTTTGGTGGTTTTTTGTGGGAAATTCAGATTATTTTAGCAACCAATTTTTGCAAACCCGTATCAAATGTTGCAATTTTTTATCTTCTATTTCATAATTCAGTCGAATAATTTACAAATTTCATCATTAGTCTCTTTATCCAAAACAACGGGATTTCCCGCCAAAACTCTGATTTTCTCCGTTTTTTCCACGCATTCGTTAACTAATTCCTGCCAATTCCACGCGCGGCTCGGCTCTTCGGGGTTTTCAAATCTTTCGGCTTTCTCTACATTCGGCGCGGTTGCGGGGTTGGGCGGCACGAAAAGCGTGCAACAGTCTTCGTAAGGACGTATCGAAATATCGAATGTCTTGATTTTTTGCGCGATTTCGGTGATTTCCTGCTTATCCATACAAGCAAGCGGGCGCAAAACAGGCATATTGGTAACGGCGTTTATGGTGTTTATGCTGTGCGGAGTTTGGCTTGCGACCTGTCCGATACTCTCGCCCGTGGCAATCAGTGCAACCTTGTGGAGGCGCGCAAGTTTGTCGGCAATCCTGAGCATCATTCTGCGCATAACCGTCATTCCGTAGTTTTGCGGAACGTTTGCAAAAATCTCTTTTTGAAGCTTGGTAAACGGCACAAAATACAAATTTACGCGCCCGTTCGGCATAAAATGCGCCAATTTCTCGACAATATCCAAAACCTTTTGCTTTGCCCTAACAGACGTATGCGGCGGCGACTCAAAATGCAGGCAATCGACAATCAGACCGCGTTTCATAAGCAAAAATGCCGCGACGGGAGAGTCAATTCCGCCCGAAAGCAAGCATAACGCCCGTCCGTTAATTCCTGCGGGAAGTCCGCCGAGTCCCATAATTTTTTTCGCCGAAATTATAGTATAACGCGGTCTTATTGTTATCAGAACAGTTTTGTCGGGATTTGGAATATTAAACAAAACCTCGCTGTTTTTGCCGACGAAATCCGCGACAAACTTAGACACGTCAGGGCTTTTCATAGCAAAGGTCTTATCGCTTCGCTTGGTTTCAAATTTAATTTTTTCGTTAGGGCTCACGTCTGCTTTTACAAGTTCCAACGCGGTTTTGCAAATATCTTCGATTTCGCTTTTGCAGTTTTTTCCCAAAGAATAAGAATGTATCCCGACGATTTTATCTAGTTTTTGAGCGACCATTTGCCAATCAGCACCGTTGAGTTCAATAAGCAAATGGTCGTCCGTATAACTGTAAGTAATCGTCGGAAAATCGGCAGTTTTCACGGCAAATGTCTTAACAATCTGCTTTACAAACGCCATTTTGTTTTTCCCTTTAAGAAAAACCTCGCCGAAAGTGGCGTAGATTATGTCGTATTTCATATTATCTTTATCTGCCGCGACGACGGGACGGCTCAGCGGGCGGCGTTTCTTCGACTGTCGGAGCGGCTTTTTCGACTATTGGCGCTGCTACCTGCGGTCCGCCGACAGGGTATCCGACGGTCATCGCCAATGACGGGTACATATTTTCGTCCCAGCCCATAAGCGCTCTTATTTCGTCTCTCGGAATCATCATTCTTACAACTGTGTTTAAGCCTGCGGAAGCGCAAAAAAGGTATGCGTTTTGAGCCACAAAGCCCGCGTCCATATTTGCAACGCCGACTCTGATTTCTTCCGCTACTCTCATTTTGTTCAAATTATGCACGATAAAAATATTGAGCGGCGCGCCTCTGACCCAGCCGTGAGTTCCTGCGTTGTCTCGGTGGTCTCCTTCCAATACAAGGGTCAAGATATTTTCTTGAGCGTTGTATCTGAAAATCCCCGTGTTTTTCATAACATAGAGCTCGATAGCCATATCGTTTCGGGCTGTCGGCGCAGTTCTTCTGCCGTCTTCGCGGCTTATTCCCCACATAGCCCAAAGCAAATCGCTGAGTTTTTGCTGCGAAATATTCTCAGGCGAGAATTCGCGAGCGCTCCTGCGATTGTTAAGCGCCTCCATAAGCGGCATTCCACCCGCGCGATTAGGCTGCGGAAGCTGAATATCCCCCGCAAAAACCGAAGTTGCCGTCAATGCAAGTATCAATAATGTAAAAAGTTTCATTTTTTTCTCCTTTTTTGATTATGGTATATAATAATACTGTTATAAAATACGTTTTGCCGCTTCCAATAACCCTGCAAATTCTTCAAAATCTGTATTATATGGGATTTGCGCTTGTTTAATTCTGAAAATTTCGTATTCCGCCTCGGCGTGTTCTTTGGCAAGTTTAGCAGAAATGTTTCCCGCGTGTTCTAAAATTTCTCTGTCGTTTAATGTTAAAAAACCGTTTAGTTTTTCAATCCATTTTTGCATAGTCATCGGAATTCTTGCCCTTGCCTGCGTTTGAGCAAAAACCAAATATTGTTCAACCAAGTCGTTTAATGCTTGCAATTCCTGTTTTTCAAGATAATTTTTAGCAACCGCAACATCTGATTTTCGTATTCTCTGTCCACGCCACGATGTAAGTCCCATATTGTCTTTGTCGCTGTCCGCCCGCCCGTAAATTATTTCTGCCGCGGTTTGCCCCGATGTAGCCCAATGAAGTTTATTTTGCACAGTAGCAAAGAAATTCTTGGTAATATTTGCATTTTTATCATAATCGACAGAGGTCGCATAAATATCCGTAATTTTGAGGTAAAATCGGCGTTCCGAAGTGCGAATATCCTGAATAATTTGTTCTAATTCTTCGAAATAATCAAACGGCGTATCAGGATTTTTCAAT
This window encodes:
- the thiI gene encoding tRNA 4-thiouridine(8) synthase ThiI, with the translated sequence MKYDIIYATFGEVFLKGKNKMAFVKQIVKTFAVKTADFPTITYSYTDDHLLIELNGADWQMVAQKLDKIVGIHSYSLGKNCKSEIEDICKTALELVKADVSPNEKIKFETKRSDKTFAMKSPDVSKFVADFVGKNSEVLFNIPNPDKTVLITIRPRYTIISAKKIMGLGGLPAGINGRALCLLSGGIDSPVAAFLLMKRGLIVDCLHFESPPHTSVRAKQKVLDIVEKLAHFMPNGRVNLYFVPFTKLQKEIFANVPQNYGMTVMRRMMLRIADKLARLHKVALIATGESIGQVASQTPHSINTINAVTNMPVLRPLACMDKQEITEIAQKIKTFDISIRPYEDCCTLFVPPNPATAPNVEKAERFENPEEPSRAWNWQELVNECVEKTEKIRVLAGNPVVLDKETNDEICKLFD
- a CDS encoding type II toxin-antitoxin system PemK/MazF family toxin, whose product is MVINQGDIIILNFDPQSGHEQSGVRPALVVSNKILSKSNGMAMVCPITNTDRISPFRIPLDWRTKTKGFIQCDQARILDVFSRNPKFVEKSPKDIINKSIDIISMFIEKE
- a CDS encoding virulence RhuM family protein, yielding MENKELSVNNSQFIIYENDGAAKLDVRFCKDDVWLTQQQIAELFDCSRTNIVEHIGNIYKEEELSDMATCRNFRQVQIEGRREVARELPHYNLDMIISLGYRINSKIATQFRIWATKRLHEYIQKGFVVDKERLKNPDTPFDYFEELEQIIQDIRTSERRFYLKITDIYATSVDYDKNANITKNFFATVQNKLHWATSGQTAAEIIYGRADSDKDNMGLTSWRGQRIRKSDVAVAKNYLEKQELQALNDLVEQYLVFAQTQARARIPMTMQKWIEKLNGFLTLNDREILEHAGNISAKLAKEHAEAEYEIFRIKQAQIPYNTDFEEFAGLLEAAKRIL
- a CDS encoding SagB/ThcOx family dehydrogenase, which encodes MKLFTLLILALTATSVFAGDIQLPQPNRAGGMPLMEALNNRRSAREFSPENISQQKLSDLLWAMWGISREDGRRTAPTARNDMAIELYVMKNTGIFRYNAQENILTLVLEGDHRDNAGTHGWVRGAPLNIFIVHNLNKMRVAEEIRVGVANMDAGFVAQNAYLFCASAGLNTVVRMMIPRDEIRALMGWDENMYPSLAMTVGYPVGGPQVAAPIVEKAAPTVEETPPAEPSRRRGR